CAATTTGGGAACTAGGGTTCAATGCGGTTATAGATCTGGCGACTTTGCAATACGGCCCTCACACAATATTGGGAAGGCCTTTCGTGCAAAAGAACAGAAAAAACCGGGCGACGGCGCGGTTCAGCTGGTGTGTGTGACTTGATTGCACCCGCAACGCAAGTTCTGCGACGTGTTTTTTCGATTTGCAAGTAGTGTGACTTAAGTGCATCCGCGGTGCAAGTTCTTAGACCGCCAGTGCTATTTACTCATCGCACAAACTATTCCTTGGATCCCTTGAGAGAGGATCTAGAGCAGCAGTGGGATCTGCGCGCGCTCACCAGATatcatgggcctcgacgtcgcggaAATCTCCGAATTGGCGGCGCTCCGGCCGATCCAGACGGTCGTTATTGGCGCCCGGGCTACCGCTGTGCCGGAGGCGGACGATGGCACTGCCGCTGCCGACACCGGCTGCGTCACACCCAAGGCGAACGGCGCCCGATCGGCCACATCAGGGGGAGCGGACGACGACGACGCAGCCGCCGACACCGGCTGCGTCACACCCAAGGCAAGCGGCTCCATGGCCATGCTACCCATTGCGCCACTGCAGCAAGACGACAGCGTCAACATCGGCTTCACCACGCCGCAGGCCACGGGTGGAGTAATAAGGCCGCTAGACGGCTGCAGAGCGGGGGCCACTGCCGGCGACGAGGGCAGCTTCACCACGCCAACGACGGCCGACAGCGCGCTGGTGCCGGCCACGGTGTGCCCGCCCGCTCCGCGGAAGTCCGCGCCGGCGCCGACGAGGAAGCGCGCGCCGCTACAGCAGCGGCTCTTCTTCTACCCTGTGCCGAGCGACCTGACCACCGTCTTCGTCGCCGTGCCGCAGTGCTCGCCGCCTGCCAAGAAGATGCGCGCGCACGTGGCGGAATCTTCCGTGCCTCTAGGCACATGAAAGTGTGAGAGACACACGTACATTCCCTCACTGTCTTGTAAATGCAGTTCAGCACATCACATGCATTGCACCCGTAAGTCTAGCGATAAATTTACATGAAGCGAAGTGGCTTCTCTTTTTTCCTTCGCATGCAGATCGAGACTGAGGACTCCAAAGTGACCACTAAAATGTTGCACATGTTGGGAAATGCTGCAAACTGGTACCCACGTACAAATTAAGTCGTCAGTGGCCTATTATAGTTTAGAAATACAACAATGTAGGAGTTCGACATAAATGTTCACCACAACAAAATGAAAGCACTGATAGTGTTGAAGCAGACAGGTTCAATAGGAGAGTACAAAAGGGAACTCAATCAGTTGTTCATATATAAGTCCTCTGTCAATCATATTTTTCTGCTAGGATTGAAGGAAGAACTGTGAGCAGCAGATGGCAACTACAACTGCTAGTGTTGCATCCACATATGCTGAAGTGTAGGAGAACATTTTGAGTCGTGCAAGACCTAGCAGACCCGGCTTAAGCAAAAAACATTTTTTAGAAATCTAAACCAGACCTACAACAACTCTTGCAGGTGATCCACGGAAAGCAAGACAACTCAAGGAATATTTCCTGCTCTGCCCCCCTGCCATTCtctgctagctccgccactggagACAGGTTAACTCCTTGGCACACTTGTGCTAAATCTCCAAATGAAGCATCCTTACAAGCGTTGGGAGCAGAACACAAAGAGCTCTTGTTTGATGAAATGCTAGATGCAATCGAAGCACATGAGGAACCATTGGCAGAAATGGAACTGTCAATAAATACATTTTCTGGAGCAAGTCATCCCAAAGGTTAACCCAACTGATAAGTGCTACATGTGTGACACCAAGTAACACCACCCTGACGTTTTTTTACACTAAAATTGCCATCCGAATAAAAACAAACCTCGAAAAAAAACTGAAACTTGCCATCCAAACAGAAAGTGACATGCTTCACAACTAATGTTGCCATCCTCGGTTAACTAAACTTGCCATAAAAAAACGTCAGGGCGGAATTGCTTCATGCCACACATGTGGCACTTATCAGGGTCCAAGATTAAAGGCTCTAAAACGCAATCAACAAGTTCTGATTTTAATTGACTCGGCAATACTCATATTTTTGTCAATTATGAAAATTCTTTTGAAATTAACAGTATTGTAATAGTTAGAAATTTTTATTAATTTTGGGAACAATCTTTTAAATTGTGAATACTGTTTTAAAATCTaagatttttttataaaaatactCTGAACATTTTGAAAATCTCAGAGCATTTTTAAAATTTGTTAACATTGAGTAAGTTCTTCAAAAAAATcaagaatattttttaaaatatatgATCATTTTTTTAATTCTCAAGCAAGGGTTTTTCTGCTACATGTTTATAAAATCAATAAAATAGAGCAACGGATTTTGGAAGAAAACCGTATGGGTTTTTTAAAGGCAAAAACCGTATGGTAAAACGGAAGGAGAAACAGAGGAAAGAAAATTGAGAGGTGGATCGCCTAAACTGGGCCAAAACACCCACGAGCTCATCGGCCGCCGGGCCGTGGTGAACAGATAGATAGGAGCTCTCGTGCGATTCAAACAAAGAAACGAATGTTCGTGCTCTGTTTTTACCGGAGTTGCGATGCAATTTCTGCTGCCACTCCTCCTACCATGACTCCCAACGAGTCCGTCCGTTCGTGCGTGGTCGGGCGTTGGCGCGTTGCGCAGCTGACACCGACGGCACCAGCCGAACCCACACGCACGCGCATGGTAGGTGGTCTGACACACGTCCAGGGGCGGAATTGGGCCTATGGCAActggggctatagccccaggcgTGGCCCAACCCGTGTTGTAACACCCAGGATAAATTCTGGATATTTGTAGCTCTAAAGAGGCCTAGCCCCATACGTGAATGCCCAGCCCCAGGCCTCAGCAGCTCAGCCCATCTACCTTCTCACGTTCTCAGCCCAACTGAGATCTCCATCGCTAGGAACCCACACGAAGCCAGGTTGGTCTGTTGTGATCCTTTCGCCCACTGCACGGATGCGATCGGTCACGCGCCTGTAGCATCCCCATTGGCTTGTTTCCTGCGCCGCCGCCCCAGGCGTTCCCCCTCGACAGATGGGACGATCCAGACCTGCGCAGCTGCACCTGATGCTCGTCGCTTCGTCGGAGCGGCCCTCCTTCAGGCTTCAAGCCTCCTGTTCGGCTCCATCTCCACAACCATCTGGACAGGCAATCTCTAGTGTTGTATCAGCTATTCTTTTTCTAGTGTTGTATCAGACATATCAGAGGGAGTATCACCGGAAACCAATGAATCTCTCTATCCCCAAAAAATAGCTGAGTCCACAAAAGAAATCTGAAGCCAATGAATTGTTGATTGTACTATTACTTTAGTCAATTTTGCTATATTATTACCCATTTGCAATGATGCACTTTGTTAAATTGATGAAATCAGTACGAAATTTGTTCTTGTGGTAATAatgaattcatattttgttttgaaTGTGAATTTGTGGCGTATTTCTAGGATGCACTAATATGTGTGGTATTTGGTGTTATTTAAAACCGTTTAGTTTTAGCCCTAGGCTTTGAGAAATCCTGACTCCACCTTGCACACACGTCCACTCTATGCCGAGCATCCTACCCTACCGACAGCCAGCTCGCTCCTGGGGCCGTGCGTTACGTCCACCAACCTGTGGCGCCCTGCAGACCACGTACCGGCAGGGAGATGAACAGTTGACGTACGTGCCGGCCGCGAGCATACGGCCCCGCACTCGTCGCTGTGCACGTAACCTTTTGTGCACGTACGACATGCATTCCCATGCACGGTGATGTAGAGTCACTTCGGAGTTTGGACCCCAGCGACCACACACCGAGAGTACGTACGTACGTAACGCGGTGTCAGTGACCGCACTACGTGCCGCGGAGCTTGTGCAGTGCACCTGCATGCCAGGCACGGCCAAAGAGGCCATGACGACGGCCATTGTGGTTGTGGCACAAGTAACTCGGAAGATTATTCTGCAGATCGATCGATCATTGCAACGTACGTACACACATGGACGATCGACCATGGTACCCGACAAACTGAGAAGACACCAAGCGTACGCTGTCGTTGTCAATCTCGCGCACGTACACTCCGTTGTTACTTCAGCGTACTCTTTTGTTGCCCATTTCACATATCTTTACCTGCACGAGCTCGTAGTGAAGTCACTGTCATGGGTTGGTCGTGACTGGGATCGATCTAAGTTTGGAGAAAATGTAGGATTATCTTTGGTACGGGGGGAGCACGTTGTCCCTTGACGTGACTGGTTTAGTAGGTCATAATCACATAGATCAATTGCAAATCAAGCTAGGAAAGATGGTATCAATTTTCCTGAAAATGACCTTTCCAGGTCTCTAAATTAGCTTTGGTGGTTGACCGACCCACTAATGCTTGATAGGGACATTGATCGACCTCTAGGCATTTCTGTTCAATTTAAATTTCATTTCCCTGGCTCTTTTCGGGGATGTTTTGGCGCTTTCCAGTGAGCAGTGACTGTGAGTGGCCTGCTGAATTGGTGGATTTCCGTCGTGGTTATACCTCACAAAATCTACTTTCCGAGCATCTTTCAAGTAGATAGGAGTATTCTTTATGAGCATATCCTGTCATATAAAAACAGAGCTTTTCCGGGAATCAAGTTTCTGTTTGTTGGGGTAATATCTTGGTTACTACAAAGCTAGCTATGTGCATTTACAATTAAACTTCTCCCGCCAAAAAAGACGTTTAGAAAAGAATTGGACATCTGACCTTGTGTTTGTCCAATGAAACGAAACCCCCTGTAGCTAAATATTTAACCTGAGCAAATGATGCATGATCTACAATACGAAGCTGCCTTCTAGCACTTTTAGtcgatttttttttcgaaaagctcTTCTAGTCGATCCCGACCTTAAGAGATATGCTTTTTTTCAAAAAAGAAGGTTGAAATTCTTGGGTTCTGCATCCAAGGATGCACAAAACCACTTTTTTAAATTTATCCAACAAAGGTCCGACAAAACATTCATCAAACAACCCGAAGCCTTCACTTCACACCTACAAACTCGACAAGATGCCGGCACAATGCCCCCACAATCTAGAACCAGAGTGAACACCGCGAGCTGCCCGCATGGCATACCAGGAGCACACCTTCTGTCCAGCAGATCCTAAGAGTGAACCACACGCATACACTTCAGAAGCCACCACCACCATCGAACCGCCAACCCATCTTCAGATTAGAGATCCGCTTTGTCCTTGCCAGGCCAGCTTTCGACGCCACCACGGCATCAAACAGCTCCAccgccctgcgctcgtccatcaaAACACATTCGTTGCCGAGACTCCGCTGCACCATGCAACCGAGACCGGCAATGTCGACATTGtagatgccaaactgctccaccctcCAACTgagggaaatatgccttagaggaaataataaaatggttattattatatttccttaatcatgataaaggtttattattcatgctagaattatactgactgaaaacttaaatacatgtgtggatgtgtggatacataaacaaataccgtgtccctagtgagcctctactaggctagctcgttgatcaaagatggttaaggtttcctaaccatagacatgaattgtcatttgataacgggatcacatcattaggacaatgatgtgatgaacaaagaaccatctgttagcttagcatatgatcgttcagtttgttgctactgctttcttaatgtcaaatacatattccttcgatcatgagatcatgcaactcccggataccggaggaataccttgtgtgctatcaaacttcacaacgtaagtgggtgatcataaagatgctctacaggtatctccaaaggtgtctgttgagttggcatggatcgagattgagatttgtcactccatgtatcggagaggtatctctgggccttctcggtaatacaacatcacaagaaacttgcaagcaaagtgactaaggagttagttacgaggtgatgtattacggaacaagtaaggagacttgccaataacgagattaaactaggtatgaagataccgacgatcgaatctcgggcaagtaacttaccgacaaacaaagggaaatttgtatgttgtcataaaggttcagccgataaagatcttcgtagaatatgtaggaaccaatatgggcatccaggtcctgctattagttattgatcggagaggcatctcggtcatgtctacatctttctcaaacccgtagggtccgcacgcttaacgttcattgatgatataatattaaatgagttatgtgagttggtgaccaaatgttgttcggagtcccggatgagatcacggacgtgacgaggagctccggaatggtctggaggtaaagattgatgtaTAGGACAATGCtagttggtcaccggaaaggttttgggATGTAGCAGGTATtcatcggagtgccggaaggggtttcgggaggCCACGAGGAGTTATTGGGTTTGTTCGGCCAACGAGGGAGAGCACACCATCCCACATAGGGCTGGCGCGCCCCTCCTCATGGCAGGCATTCCTAGGGAAGGAAAGggaggagggctagcccctcctgccttcccctccacataagagaaaggaaggggggcgcctCCTACCTTCTCCCTGAGCGCCAAGAAAGGAAGGGGCGCAcctagggctggccgccggcccctttggggtgccctagggctgcctcccctccccctccacctatacatatgagaggagggagaggggcaacatATACCGCGattgtgcggcgcccctctccctctagttagtCCTCAGTCATAATTTTCGTAGTGCTCGAGGAAGCTCTGCGGATATAGTttgcaccaccaccgtcaccacgccgtcgtgttgccggaactcatctactacttcgcccgtcttgctggatcgagaaggcgaggacgtcatcgagctgaacatgtgctgaacacagaggtgcagtacgttcggtacttgatcgggtggatcgtgaaggtgtacgactacatcaaccacgttgataaacgcaTCCTCTTAACGGTCTACCAGGGTATGAAgacacactttcccctctcgtagctatgcatctccaaggatagatcttgcgtgttcatagaattttgttttgttttccatgcagCGTTCCCCAACACTGACATCTCTAGCAAGCATTTTCTCCAAAATGATGCCCTCGTGAGGGATAACGACACCGAAAGCTTCATTATCGTCCGATCTAGGACACCTAGATCAAGGGTTTCCCCTGGAGCAGCCAGAACGAGGAGACGAGATTACCGCAACTACGATGCCTTCAACAAGTTAATGGCGCATAGACACCGCCATCGCCCTCCATGACTGAAGTCGGAGCTCGATATTCACCGGCAACCACTTATCCCCAACTCGTAGCCGGTTGAATCGCCACTAAGTTACGTAGATCGACTCCGTGCTAGCCCCCAACCGAGCCACCACCATGGTACCTAGTAGCCACCGAGGCCCAACACCACCGCCCCTGCCAACAGCCATGGCTGAAACCCTACCGTCCAGATCCAGACCCATATCGGATTGGACATGGACAGGAAGGAGCCCCGGACCGCTGCTACCACATGCAGCACCACCGGACGAAGAGCACCCTACCACCGCCACTAACACACCGAGCCGCCGCCGGAGATTTGCCGCACTAAGACACCAAGAGCATTGTCGGCAGGGCTCCATGTCATTGCCAAGCAGGAGGGGTCCGCGCCTAGGAGAGTCCTGGCTGCCACCGACACTGCCCGGGCTACGCCCACCTACGGCCCTAGGCGGCGGCGCAGGGGGAAGGGGGGAGCGGTGGCTGGCAGAGGGGTGTAGGGTTCCTCTCGTGTCACGTCGAATAGagatgctagtttgtaattcctatAAAATTAGCATATCGATCACCATGTAGAAAAGCACCACCCATTGACAGTACCATAGCATTTTTGGTTGCTTTTAGCTAAGGTTATTCCTATAAGAATTAATTTGGATTTTTATAAACCATAGTGAAAACTGCTCGATCAATTAATCAAGTGCAAGAGAGGAACAAAGCGGCTACCCAAATCTGTATTTATCAAGAAATGAGATCGACAAAGACTCAATAGGACACTGCCGACCTACGTTCCAACACAAATTGCACACACGCCACTAAGAACGAGACATCCTTCAAGTATTGCCTGTGAGCGTCGATCATGACATCCATCGACCATGACTTCATCGGAAGGAACAAAGCGGCTGCCGCCAGAGACCAAGACAGACTAGATCCATGAAGACCCGCTGAAGAAACATCTCCACACGCCGTGAGCCATGCTTGATGTTGCGACTGACTATGCACCATGACCCTGACGTCATGAGTCATGACCAAGAAGCACAAACCAATTATGAAATGATTCAGACGTAGACACCACGTCTCAGATCAAGACCAAAAACAATGAGAGCCGACACATCAAAGAAAGATCTGGATAAACCTTATTCGTCGCCGCCATTGCCACCGCAGGCAGGGGCGGATCTACAGGGTGGGCCGCGGGCCCCACCCTGGAATTTTAGATTGGCCCATATACGATAGGAGACAGACAGAGAATGGTAAAAAAAGTAAAAAGCCCATCGGTAGCTAGTACCAGTTCAGCACCTACACTGTGGCCCAATACACTTATTAGGCCGACACTCACTACTCGTTCCCTTGATTCCTTCAGACTCGTTACCCAAACTAGCCAATACAAGCAGCTTGCTCCCTGTTGCTGATTCTCAAGTCCAATTACCATCGCTGATTTTGATACGGCACCGTTGTCACATTGACGCCCTATTACCGTTGCTACATGAAAACTGGTTTTTGTTTCACTTTCCACACGAGAATGTTTCTGCAAGGATATTGTTGTGATGCCTTTTTCCTAACCAAGACAGATTATTTGATTGTGCAGTAAATTACCttcatttttttaatattttcttAAGCTATTAGAGTTATTGTCACTATGGCCCAAAAAAAAGTTCTTACTACTTAGACATTTTAGATATTACATGGAACAACTTCTTTTGTTGTTTATTTTGAACACCCAAGTTTGAAATCCTAGAACCGCCAGTGACATATCATATTTGTAGTCAATTTTTTTTcatggtggaccaccctgtttcaaaatcaTAGATCATTAACAGCAAAAGACAATAATTGAAAAAACCTAGACCATTAGGTGGACACGGGACAAGATTCCAAGGTTCTCCTTCCCTCGTCGCCCCTGGAGCAGCCGGAGGACGTGAGAGAACCCCGGTGATGCTGATGGCAtgatcgccctctctctctctctctctctctctctctctctctctctctctctctNNNNNNNNNNNNNNNNNNNNNNNNNNNNNNNNNNNNNNNNNNNNNNNNNNNNNNNNNNNNNNNNNNNNNNNNNNNNNNN
This portion of the Triticum dicoccoides isolate Atlit2015 ecotype Zavitan chromosome 7A, WEW_v2.0, whole genome shotgun sequence genome encodes:
- the LOC119330508 gene encoding uncharacterized protein LOC119330508, with amino-acid sequence MGLDVAEISELAALRPIQTVVIGARATAVPEADDGTAAADTGCVTPKANGARSATSGGADDDDAAADTGCVTPKASGSMAMLPIAPLQQDDSVNIGFTTPQATGGVIRPLDGCRAGATAGDEGSFTTPTTADSALVPATVCPPAPRKSAPAPTRKRAPLQQRLFFYPVPSDLTTVFVAVPQCSPPAKKMRAHVAESSVPLGT